The genomic region TGTTTTGTAGATATTGGAATAGGTATAGGGCATATGtgactaactttttttttattaaaaaaaaattgcaacacTGTTGAGATGTTTAAAAGTAGAAGTTAATTGGTTCTGCAAgaaatggttttaaaaattcatAGATGTGAACATGGATGAGGATGTTTCAATGATCTGTGTGTGTGAcctctttttggctttttacCTTTCTTTCCCTATCCATGGTCGTTGTGCAGCTTGATTTATTTATGTTATCTGTGTTTTGTTGCTCTATGGTGGTTTTGAACAACTTTCAAGAATGGCATCAAGGTTTTTAGACTGTTTTCATTCAATTATGTTTGGATGAAAGAGCAAGCAATGCTAGAATGAAAGTGAAATTATAGAGGATTGgctaaaatttgaagaaactttgatggtctctctctctctctctctctctcatatatgtATCTATCTATCTTCCCTTCAGCTTTCCTTCTGTGTCAAGGAAGTTGGTATGAATTTATATTCTGGTATTAAACTTCCACAATGAACCTTATTTTGATTGGCAAACAACACATGCACCAATCGGTTTTGAACCCACAATTTTGCTCGCCGCACATTGCTATGGGAAGAGAGAATGCCAATTGAGTCAGAGGCTTAGAGCTTATTGGCTTCACAGTGTCAACCAGATCCGAAGTCACTGTAATTTCTCATGAGTACAAGTAGCATCGCATATTTACTATTTAGAGCATGAACTGGTAGTTCTGGCAGTTTTTGAGATCAGTGTGTCCAAATGAAAATTGATCACTCAACACTATAATTCTTTGGAAGGTAATTCAGAACAAATATGATGGCATTTCCCTCAAGTTTTTGTGGCTAATAGCTTTTGACAAATATGATGGTAATTTTTGGACTCATGCGTATGTTAGCATATAGATGGTAacgtctctctctcacaaagaaaattctctaaaaagccaataaattttataataagttaaataagcccaaaaaatttataataaaaaaaaaaaaaatcaaaccgaACAAGCATGGTTCACTATTCTATTATATGTGTCTCTATTGCCCACTGCCAGAGATTATGGTTTAGAAAttactatataataataataatgggaTGCTAATAAATATTAGTCCTTACCAATCAAATTGGAATATCCATCCCCTTCAAAAAATTGGAATATCCATCATTTGATGATGGGCCTATGTTAGAAGATTCAAAGATTGGAGACTTACGCAATTGCAAGTAGTTAGGCCAATTGGATAAGTTGACCTAATATCTTTTAAGAGAAACATAGGTTGCTTGATTTGGTtccaaatgtgtttaattggcAAACTGGAGAGCCTGAAAGAAAGTTTTGATGGTTTATGTGGTCTTTTCACTTTCTCCATTTGATTCTTAGAATAAGAAGGTAAAGAAATAAGGAATTGTTGAAATGATTGAGAAATAAAGCTGATTACTAAAGCAAtataatcattttcttttcttatatcaCATCCAAGATtcgaacagagagagagagaagtaaaaTACAGGCAAGGAATTGTTCTATGTAACTTCCATAAAACATCGGACatataaaattaaagcaaaagttGTCCTCTACTATGCATTCACGTCACACCTCTAATTAGCCAAAATActcaatttaaattatgatATCTAAGTGAATGGTTGTGCAAtggagtatatatataaatataaatatatatatatatataacagtcTTGTCGCACTCTGCAAATTCACTTTTAGTACGTTCACCCTAACAAAAGCAATTCACTTTCGGAATTTGAGCAATTTTCAAAGAATCCAatgcttttctatttttataaattagaaGTCCagtctcatatatatatatatatatatatatatatatatatatatatatatatatatatatatattttttttttttttttttttttttttctttttctttttctattttttgatcCACTGATTAGATTGTAACCTCTAACCACCGCCTTTCTTCCTTGACACAATATGATATCTACCACAATGTCACAAAAGTCTTGTCAAAGATGTAAACAttaatttgaaatgttttaataGTGAACTCAGAAATGCCACCAGatagttcatcaaaaaaatgcCACTAGATCGtgctcacaaaaataatttcatgtaGATTATATTACCTTCATGGTAAATTAAGTGTGTGTCTAATACGGGCACAAGCACGCACTAATTAACACCTGGCCATGCTAATTCTATGAAAACTTCGGCAATTtttgattatataatatatatatagccttCATCTAAGCCGGTGAGTGTAAAATAGTACTTTTGAAAATAATAGTAAACCAGTTTCTGTGTTGGACtcggtctttttttttcttttaaaattattgagaaTATAAATTCTAGGATATTTGCAATGTGCACAAAAACAATTACTAAAATCCTAATTTTAGATGAATATCCAATGTTCATCCACTATTTGAAGAAGTGTCCAAATTATCAAATTGTTAGGtggattaattttaaattaggaTGTGGAAAACTGGAAATATATCCACTGATATGTTTTAAAACACTAATTTGGATGGTGGGATAaacattataaattaatatcatATTTAGATTGTGTAGGTAAAATTTTGAGGTATATGATGTATGGATTAGGCTTATTTAAAGTTATTAAGGAAACTCAACTATGAAATCAACTTTGATGGAGTCGTGTTTACAAAGGAAGAAAGAGCTAATATTGGTGTGGTTGTTAGAGATGATTGGGGTATGGTTATAGCCTcaatgtcccaaaatattgctCGGCCTCTCTCAGTTGTTGAAGTTGAAGTGGTAGCAACTGTGAGAgcattgaaattttctttggaaattAGGATTTCTTCTGAAGATTGAAGGTGATTTGGAGTTAGTGATTAATTCTCGCAAAGATGAATCCCCTTCATTTGCCTCCTTTGATCTTCTGATACGAGAtgcaaaaatattaataaagtttaCAGCTTCTttctacccccccccccccccccccccaaaaaaaaaactatgaaattCCTAAAATCCTATTGATAAATTGTAAAATGACTCACTAGAATTTGACCAATCGTTAATGTTTCAACAAAACCTTAATGAATTGTCCCAAAACAAATCAATGTATATTGCAAATATACCATTAAAGTATGTACTTGTGATTATCAATGAATTCTTTTACTAGTTGCAAATTGCAATAAACTCATCCTTTAATATGGGAAAGGATTctggaaaattaaaaaacaaaatgtggGGGAAGGATGAggatttaaatttgattttcattgttgacctggtaagagagagagagagaatcatttCCTTCCATGGAAGGCTCAGTGACAAATGTACATAGTCACAATAATGTACTCCTATCCAAGTTGGAAACTTGTCAATATCATTATCATATATGTAATTGAGAGCATAGAGCATAAGAAGGAAACggaaaggcaaaaaaaaaaaaaaacaaaaacaaaattataagtCAATGAAAAGGATTCTATTAATTTTGCAGTGATTGCGGTCTCACATTTCTTTAAGTTGACAATATGTGAATGTGAAACTAAGCTACCCTTCCTTAAACAATACCTAAAAGTAGCAGTTGATGCATATACATCTTTTAATATTCAATAAAATGCTCATTACGTAAATATTGAAACTTGGATAATAGCATAATGAATGATTTAATGAATAAACCATAGTaccatactaaaaaaaaatactgaatcTGAAATGGGAAAGCAAGTTTTCCATGTTAAAGTAATGTTTATTCCAGACAATACAAGTTAAAATATTGGCAAGTGTTATTACGTTAAGTCGTTAACCATTTCTTTGAATTCAATGTTGATACTGCTCAACTTGGCACCGAATTCAACTCCTTGTTTAATCGGATTGTTTAACAATACAAACCTACATTGACTTAAGTTATCCAATGTGACTTAAGGTTATTTAGAggttggggaaaaaaatatgtGATTGTCTCACATTAAAGTCTTAGAACATTGTACTAGGAAAGACACAATATTATTTgctcaaaaaaagagaaggacACAGCAATAAAGAATAAAGGAATGgtaaaatagagagagagatatgaatGGTACAATTTCCTAGAATTAAGACAATGAGCTTGTTCCTATAATCTAGACAAAGAGCTTGTTGGGTAGAAATGTAGAATGCCTTTCACTGTGAATTATTATATCTAAACACCGAGGAAAAGAGAGCAGTAGAGAAAAACCAGACAATTCACTGACAAATATGCCAATGTTTGTTGGCATAATTCTACAATAAGAgagtttttcccccttttttttaatgatagatgaaaatgggattatattttctctctaaaagccAGCTAGATCTTGactttgagaatcaaacagcaAGAGTTTTATTGTAGGATCATCATTTATTTAGTACTATAGGAGTAATGCTTCGTTTCTCACATAATAATGAGTTCGCACAAATATATTCAAGTTGTGATTTACCATTCATTTCTTACATAATAGTGAGTCGGCCAAATGCATTCAAGTTGTGATCTACCATTCATGGTAGAAAAAAGAACATGACTCTTGGAGAATTGAATATTTTCTTATGATTTGAGGACCCCGTCATCTTAAATCAAGGaagttcaaattatatatttttgagtgTCAACTGATGGATAACATGggggcccaaaaaaaaaacaccaagaaactaagaaaataaatcaagatTAGATGGGAATGCTCTCTTAGAGTGTCTGCCTCTACCATATTAATTAAATGAAGGGCTTGAAatagtgctttttttttcttattttaaccTACATATGTGACAAAAGATATTCCTACCTACGTATCCAACCCATTCACCTATATATGTTACAAAAGATTTTGCCActaattaattgaataaaaagtgcactaaaCAATGCCTAATCTCAGCAGAATTAGCAAGCCACCGACAGAACAAAAACCTAACTCCCTACCCAATAAAGACTAGCAGAATCTCGAATTGGCCTATATATTTCTACTACTTGtttattaattacaattatCTTCCTTAATTTTTCCTTTACATTAATATACAACCATTTTTGATAATAGGTTGAAGATTTGCTTGTCCCACAACCAATCTCTCCCTACTTACCCACCAACATATAGAAACACAAAGTGTTCCATGAATATCAAATCATATAGAAACACAAAGGTACCACTTTGATGCAATTTGATGttattcatattaaaaatattctGAACTTTGTTATTGCAATCTTGTGAGAATACGTTGCCTTCAAGAATATGCAGAGTGctgtgtgtatatatagatgTCACCTTCATAAGGATCGTGATCGTGCTAGCTATGACATAATAGGCACTTAATAATGGTGATTGAGagaaaaaccaatttttttttaattataataatactTCTAAGTGGGAATATCAGTTTTTGACTCAGTCCATGGTTTTAACATTTCctattttgaagaagaaaaaatttcgTACCAGTAGCTGCATTAGGCTGGTGTCAAGCCCTATTAGTTATACTAGTAAATCTTGTGATCtcgatagatttttttttttttgggaaaagaatTAAGTTAGGATCTAAAGAAAGAGTACAAGCAAGGTATTGAGCCTATCACTTCAAGTCTTGCAGGTCtattatcaattatttttgGGTTACAAATTAGTAGGTTTTGAGTAGGTCAAAATGATGCTACTCCTTAGTAATTAGTAATACGATTACGGCtacttgctttatttatttattattattattatttttttttttttgagaatcatgcTACCGTTGATTGTTAATGCAACTCATActaggaaatattttttaaaagattatgGCCAGGCGCAGAACCTGAACCTTATGAATGGGTAGCTAAAATAATGagtaatataaaaattgaacCAATTTAATAACATTATACaattgagggggggggggggggggttaaccACTTTTGTTTTAGGTTGATTTAGGggtaaaaatttaatatttgagaAGTTTGATGGGGTCAACCATatactttttgaaaactttagGAAATTTTTGGGCAAATTTGATAATATTGGAAAAGTTTGGGGGGAGGGCCATGGCCCCCCACCCTTCTAAGTGGGTCCACCCATGATTATGGTATGAACAAATTTGATAAGTCATGAAATACCTTGGAGAATGATATTACACGCATTGAATAGTTTATCACTAATAGtgtgtttggaagtttagaggaATGATATTACACGCATTGAATAGTTTATCACTAATAGtgtgtttggaagtttagagggATGAGAAAGTAAAGGATTCAGGGAGAATGAGAGGAGGAGAGGAATGCTTACCCTTTCAccttatttagattttttataaattaattaggGACCAAGAGTCTTATAAATCAATTAACACATATTGATGTTTCCAACAAAAATGTTGGTTTAAATCCCAATACCTCAactatcctaaaaaaaaaaaaagtgaggcaAAGAATAGAAAAATGTAAGAAAGATAGAAATGTGAAATAACATAAAATGTCTCAATTTTTTCCAAATGTGAGGTCAGTAAAAAGTATGGAAAAGTgaaaagctatatatatatatatatatatatatatatatatatatatatatatatatatatatatgatttgttaGGTTGGGAAGAAAATGGAGGATACAATGGTGTTTTGCTTAAATTTACTATTATTCTCCTATAACATAAAGAGATGATAAAAAAGATTATAATCAAAAGGAGTAAATTAATGAAtttcatgttttaaaaaatgggaaaaaatctCTCCAAGATTTCCTCTCAATTTGGGAGGATGGTTTTTGGTGGGCCTCAGTAAGTGGGAAATCTCCACCCACCCCCTTTTCCATTCTCCCCCTTTCTAAACAACCAAAGGTATGATAAGCTCATAGAGtcatagtttttaatttttatattaacaatttattttcgGAAGTTAAAAAAAGGACACCAACATCTTCTACTTTAACCATACAGAGAGAATATTAAAGAGAATAATActaagagtcttgtaacttatGGTATTATCTACTCAACTTTAGAAAGAGAATTAGGGTCAAATCTCCCTTTCCAaatgttagagagagagagagagagagagagaggtttcaAAAACTTATATACATTATTTATTGAAAGACAATTCATTATATGAGATATCTTTCAAAGGTTTGGTTCAAGCCATTAAGGTTTTAAAAGGAAAGACAGGTATTATGTTTCTTTAATTAGGTTAGTAAGTTGgtcctcaaaaaagaaaaagaaaaattaggtGAGCAAGTTCAAAGTTTGTTATCCAGGATGAGATTTATTaatacaaatattaatttttttcccataattCTAAGAACTAGTTAGTACTCCGTTTGTGAAATTCTTGAATAAGTTTAACAAAtagagatataaattttttttttggtctaaatataaaatttgataatgatattagttattaataagcatttatttgatatatatatatatatatatatttatatatatatatatattgtcgggggaaaaaaagagagcaagAGGGTGATTATCCTCTAAGAATTAAAGAACCAATATTTAAGGGACCTAGACAGGTAAATGTTTAAGGGGCCAATACTGATCAAATGGTTGCAGGCAATCCCTTAAGCGGTTGTGTCATTAATTGCTTGACCTTAACTCCACCTAGAGCATCAATTATTTCAGGTGTTAAAAATAGAATGCAATAATgctttgaggtttttttttttttttttgggggggggcgAAAGCAATAATGCTTTAAGTTGAAACAACATCACACCATCACCCCAATAAATTCAAACTCACGGTCTACTCCATATCAAAGCCCTTACAATGAGCCACTATTATGAGCCTTGCTATGAGATTAGTATTAGGTTAATTTGGAGAATAATGTCAATGAGATATGATTCAAACATTTACTAGTAGATTAAATCTAACCTAATTAAAATTGGCCAATTTGTTTTCCATATCTATTTAGGATTAAATTGTACATTTAGGAATCACCCTAACCAATTGTGTTGTTAATccttgattttaaaaattcaaagcCTAATCGTGAAATTCAATAAGTCCAAATAAAATTGCAACTGACACCAGTGAATTCACTgaaatggtttagaaaatataaattttactacataaccTTTTACAAACTAAGGTgtcacaaattataaaaaataatcctaatattaatttattatattgttgatatccactaatcacatttattaatcattactATATTGGTTTGTaaaggtttatatatatatatatatatatatatatatatatatatatatatatatatataatttgtagtATCTTTAACATCCCTCATAAATATAAGCATCccttaaaaagaataaaagcaaatatcaattaaCTGCAAAATGTCAAGTAGTAGAAAAATGTAAAGGTAAGTTGTCTAATTAATTgcgataaaaattaaaaactaggGCAACATTGAATTTGAATGCAAATGGTTAAGTCACACCATATACTAGCTATCACATTTAAATTCATCTACAAATTTAGCTATCAGCCTATCACATTTAAACTCATCtacaaattttaaagtttaagttGGATCATAAATTCTCCATCCAtttcaaacaaaagaaacatcATAAATTTGCCTACTTTCAAAAAGATAAGAATTACGCtaaaaatatcttcttctttttcataatttatttgaagtgttaattttttgttacTAATTTGATAGTTACTCTTACACCAATGAAGCAGTGGATTAAACTTTGATTCTTCTTACAAAATAGATTAAACAATGCTGCAATTACAAGACTACTAAATTGTTAAATTGGAGGTGATAAAACATTACTCTCACAtaatcaattattaaaaaatcacTTTCATTTCGcaattttacattatataataacaatatatctcctcaataattattaaaagctttataaaaatttatatcaatAGGAGAGGAAAACCCCGGGaaacaaacaaatttaaaaaccaaGCCTTTAGATCAAATActttaaatttgatttaaagccaaaatcaacacacacacaaaaaaaaaaaaaaaaaaaacaagaataaactgaaaagtaaaagaaaaggaaagccaTGGAAGCTAACGGTTAAAAGGACATTGACCGTACTAAAATCATATTATTCCCTAGGAAATCGTAAAACGCCCTTTAAATTGCAGACCAAACcaaaccctttttttctttttctttttctagatcatcatatatatatatgacccCACTTTTTCTAGGCCAATTAATATTAGTactaccttctcaaaaaaaattaatattagtaCTACTAATAAACAAGATTTTTGGTCATACTCATAACTCAGAACAAAGAAattatcgaaaaaaaaaaaaaaacacagaaattGTCGAGTGTGGTCCAACACAGGCCAAACAAAAAACAGGTCAGTTGGATTAATTTCTGACATGCATAAATAGCCGTCTGATCTATCATACTCAAACTCATtaaattctttctcaaaaaaataggaaataaataaataaataaaaagccatTAAATTCTGTGTAAGTGTTGCTTATATCATCgcattaaaaagagaaagaaaagagtgaAGGTAGCTACAGCATTAAATTTTTGCATCTAGTGAAGGATACACTTGAATTTTGTggggttaaaacttaaaagtgagGACCCCACAAatttattcaactttttttttacccaaaatatTTCAAACAATATGGATTGATGGATGGAAAGGATGACACGTCATTCTTAATTGCATTCGTGGCCCCCACCCACCTCTACTAGAACTCATCAAGTTTTCAACCACCTGGCCTAGTGCCCCACCCTTATTGCTTATACTAGTTGTTATTTATTGCAACTATTCAAAGTGGGCAAGAGCATGAGCATTGCCCATCGTGTTCCTTCTATGAATTCCCAAAACTTTTAGGACCACTACTACACGCGTCTACATATTTTGCCACAACTTAAACACGACTTAAATATGCAGTAATTCTTGGAACAATTTGTGTATAAATGATATAATTTAAGCACACATTAGTCATGTGGTAAGTCTTTGAACAATCTGTGTAGAAGTAGTATAATCCAATCATACATTAACTAATTATACGTTAACTAATGTGTAAGCTGAGtcaaaatatatgaatttagaTAATTGAAGAATTAATCAATGTCGTTCTCAAAGACCTATAATggcttatttttttatgcaaaaaatattTAGGGTCATGAATTAAATTTGAATACATTATTTTATAGGGTACTACGACATAAATAATGGGTTTAGTtagtttaattgataaaattaaactatattgcttttttattatataaatgagGTAGTATATCAACCTATAGCGTTCGCTCtataataaaattcattatCGTTGAATGAGATGAATAATgtttgtgacaaaaaaaaaaaaagtcaattggCATGTTCACATAATAATAAGgagaaattttcattaaaaagatataatatattcaattttatcAGGTGTAACATTATTTATAATGTTACATATATCTCAGGATAactaaattcaattaattaataattagagAAGACAAAATATAAGGAATTTTACATAcactttattatatttttattaggtcAAAAACCTTGtaccaaaatatattttgtaaaaagaaagagagaataatttttttttaaattatataaaaaccaaacaatttaaataaacttttaaaaaatgaacaaacaaTCAATACATAATCAAACATTTGAACTGCtctagaataaaaaaaaaacaacaatattcTAATATGAAAAAAGGCAATTAGTTATCTGTCAAAAGCTCCACTCAAATTGAATAGTCAAAAATCAGAATCCAtattcacattaaaaaataatttttctgtaATAATCAACACTCTGGTATAAAAGATAACACACAAAATACCCACCCcatgtttctctctctatataatttaaactatttttaccatacacaaaaaaaaaaaaaaaaattacataaagaAAATGTAATGGGATAGGGGCAAAACCGTACTTTCACAGAGATATTCATCAACGGTTACGGGGGTATAATGTCAGCGGTCAAACAAATCAACGGTTGTGATTGACTCTTCCGAAATCCACAAGCTTACGCGACCGGTTCTTGCAAAACTTCCCCGGAGCTCTGACCTCGCCGGAGATGGCGATGTCCGGCGGCATACCTTTCTGGCTCCAGTGCCGGCTCGGGCTAGCCCTCACGAGCGGGCTCAGGCAAAATGCAATCCCGGACACGTTGCGGCTGTGTCCGTGCCGTGTCCGACGCACCTGAAACGCCGGCGACCTCCACGTCTCCGTGGAGTAACCGCTCACCGGCGGCGAATGCTCGCAGTCCTCGTCGGAATCGCCCGTTCTCGCCGGCGACATTCCCCGATCAGCTCGCGGACGTGGCCTTCTCTCCACGGTGCACTCGTCGTAAACGAAAAGCCGCGATTTCTTCTTCGTGCGGCCGGCGAAGATCGCGGCGAACCAAGACGGCGAAGACGAACTCGTAGAAGCAGCAGTAGTCGCAGAAGTAGTAGCAGTAGTAGTAGCAGCCGAGGGCTCGCGGGTCGAAACCCTAGGATCCGATTCCAATTTCTCGGATCTGGACCTGAACAGATTCGAAAGCAACGAGAACCTACCGTTCTTCTTCCAATTCGACCCGGCGGATGAGAAGCCGGTAGTGACGGTGGTGCTGGTGGTTGATGACGTGGCAGGCCCGACCTGAGGAGTACAATAGAACCGACGATCCTGATGACAATTCTGGTGCCGTTGCTGCCACGTGGCTTCGTCCGATTTGCGGCGAGAGACGTAAGGAGAGACGGAGCGAGGGAACACCAACGGAGGCGGTTTTATATTCGGGTCAGATTTTCTCGGGTCATCGCGGGACTGAGCTTGGGTTTGGGCTTCCGACTGGGCTCGGGCCTGGGCTTGGGCCTGAGCGGCGATGAGAGCGAAGAGACGGTCACGGAGACAGGAGGCGCACACGCCGACTGTGCTACTCAGGTCAGATAGATGCCTCTTACACCTCAtctacttttttatatataatatctatGTGTTAAaagcttgcttttttttttttatggtgttggagtttgatttttgtgtttgtgaggACAAGGCATTTGATAGCTGTGTGTCTCTGTACCAATAAAGCCGAATGAGAGATCTGTGATATGAGGAAACCAAAGAGAGAGGTTTGTCTTCTTCTCAGGATGAAATGAGATGAAATGAAAAGAGTACTTGTATGTGTTaagttgtagctgttggaggGCTAAtgagtattttcaattttggttacCTTTATTATAtctctagagagagagagagagagagagagagtcaaaatTAAGTTGAGAACACGCTGGCTAGAcgaatttatattttaatgatCGGTCATTCTCGTCTTGGATGAAAAATGGTACgtagataatatttttataataaattttgattaatagattattatagatttttaatttaaaattaatagttaaaattatttttttatttactaataacagcaaataataatttgtcTCGTAGAATTTGCTGTATAAGTGAGGAAATAGCATTATGGGGGCAGAAAGGATTAGATAAGAGT from Castanea sativa cultivar Marrone di Chiusa Pesio chromosome 11, ASM4071231v1 harbors:
- the LOC142615170 gene encoding uncharacterized protein LOC142615170, whose translation is MRCKRHLSDLSSTVGVCASCLRDRLFALIAAQAQAQARAQSEAQTQAQSRDDPRKSDPNIKPPPLVFPRSVSPYVSRRKSDEATWQQRHQNCHQDRRFYCTPQVGPATSSTTSTTVTTGFSSAGSNWKKNGRFSLLSNLFRSRSEKLESDPRVSTREPSAATTTATTSATTAASTSSSSPSWFAAIFAGRTKKKSRLFVYDECTVERRPRPRADRGMSPARTGDSDEDCEHSPPVSGYSTETWRSPAFQVRRTRHGHSRNVSGIAFCLSPLVRASPSRHWSQKGMPPDIAISGEVRAPGKFCKNRSRKLVDFGRVNHNR